ACCTCACAACTGCACAGCCGCCAGTCACCCCAGCACCAGCAGCACTACCAGTAGTCCCAGTCATGCAGACGAGACTTGGAGGAGCCAACAACGCAACACTACCACTCAGGTATCCCACTGCTCCTTCggatgtttgtcttttttgttaaCATAGTATTTCTTGTGATaatatcttattatcttattttcttattttcaattatagtcacttatttgtttttctatgttGGAATGTAATATAGTTCTGTTTTCATTATTGagcgtgttttttttctctcttcctctcggTCCAGGGGCTTCAAAAAGGTCCAGGTTCACATTCGGCAGGTCCCAATGGAGAAccccctttctcttcctcctcctcctcccctcagaCCTCGTTCTCTTCCTCTGGCATTCTGAATCAGGTTGGACATTCCTCCGGGCCCTGCActgcctcctcctcagcctcctccctctcccccaccTCTCCCCAGACCACGCCCAACCACTTGTCCTCGCCTCCCCGCGCCGCTACTACTACCTCAGGGGTCCACACCAAAGACGCCACGCCTTCAGGGGGCAAAAGCTGCAGCAACGGTGCCGCTGCCACTCTGCCATCAGGTCCGGAGGCCGCCGTCAGGCATTCCGCAGGGACGCCGCTAAGTCCCGGCACCAACCCCGCGCAGGGATTGACTAATCACGTCCAGCCGCGGGTGACGGACAGCTCCGCTAGCCCGTCTGGGCCCGGCTCTCCTGCCCCCGGCGTGCTCACTTCAGACAATCCTCAGCTCTCAGCCTTGCTAAAGGGAAAAGCCAATGCTACCAGTAATGACGATAACAATAACAGTAACCACGGAGGGCCTTCCTCAGAGAAAATCAACAACGTCCACCCGGGTCTCCACGGTGTCGCCAAGCCAACGCCGGAGCAGTCGGCGGCATCGTCGCCACTTCTAGCCGCCGCTGCTACTTCCTCGCCGCGCTCAGCAGACCCTCACACCACCAACAGCCTCTCCTGCCTTAACAGCCCGTCCAACACCAACAGCCAGGGCCCCACAGTGAACGGGAAGGGGCCTGAGGACTCCAAGAGCCCACTGAAGGTGGAGCCTTCTGGAGGAGCTCAGAAACACACTGTCCCTGCTGGTCTGGCACCCTGGTCCTCAGTTTCCATCTACCCCAGCTCCAGCGAGGTGCTCAAAGCATGCAGGTAAGAAGCCTGTAGGCACCAGTTATCCTGAGTCAGACAATAaactcctctgtgtgtgagtgtgagagactttattgatatttttgtgcttgtttttggCTTCTTGAAAAGtaatgtattttacaaatttGTTGTTGAATGTTTTGAAACCACTTGCTCATGTGGTTGAGTTCACATCTTAAAAGCTGAGTCAGTTAAATCAGAAGTTTTGTaattgaagaagaagaagaaggtgtgTGTGCAAAACGCTGCTCGCACCGGCTCGTTGTCCACCGAGAAAGAGGACGCCATGTGACACTGATTGTTTGTGGCGGTTACGCAACAGCATTCGTTTTGCGAAACCACTCGTAGAAGTGAGTAATGTGTTGATTCTTGGCTGCGTTCGGGAAATGTCACGGCATTTTGACCCCAGCCTGTGTGCTATTTGTTTTCAACATGATCTCGTTACGAGGAAAAACTGGCGTGTTGTGTCTTTGAGGCTGAATTGCATAACTTTTCACCAAGCTCTGACTGGAGTTAACGTTACGacgtgtgtgtgcagctgctTGGGTTTTCAGACCAGTAGGGAGATGTCATGATGCTCTAAacctctttttctctgtagcTTTTAGGACAATCTTCATGCAGGGCCATCTCCTCCACCATGTTCACGTCTTATCATTCAGACCATCATTATGAGCAGccaagtcagaaaaaaacagccttcTAGATGTAATCGGCCGGATACAGTTTCTCACACTTCCATCCAAATATATCCAATAGTAACACTAATACAATCACTTCTGAGGAACTATACACTTTTAACGTGAACAATAACAAAAGTACCTGATCtgggctttttttaaatggtgtaAATACAATGTTAACTATTTTGCTAATAATATGTAGACAGTCATATGCAGGAATAACCAGGAGTCTTTCAGTTCTGAAGACATTGCATGAGTGTAGCTTTATGCACGTGATGGTTTGCAACAGCCAAAAGTACAAACATTTAGTTTACTCCCCTCGCAGTATACTCCAGTGTTTAGCAATACAAACAGGATCGTAAGTCAGGCAACGGCTTTAATCATCTCTAAATATCCCTGATATGCATCAcgtttggtaaaaaaacaagttttttgcCTGGAAAGTCTGAGTGTTTGTCCTAGTCCTGATTCTGTAAACTAAAGTGTTATCCAAAATTGTTGTGCAGTtctattgttgtttttgagtGTTTTGCTGTTATGTGTGTTGCCAAGCTGTGAAATGACGTAACGTAGCTCAGTATTCTGTGGCAGGGGTGAGGTTTCATGGGGCAAACTGTGCTCTGTGGTTTTCTCTAGCAGATGCTTCGTTTTCTTTAGTAGCCTGGTCTTCTTACCACATCGTGTTGCACATGTCCAGTTGTTTGTCAGTGACATGTGACTTGCTTTTACctgatcctctctctctctctctctctctctctctctctctctctctctcctccgctcCGGCTGCAGGAACCTGGGGAAGAACGGCCTGTCGACTAGCAGCATCCTCCTGGACAAATGTCCCCCGCCGCGACCCCCTCGCCCGCCCTCTCCTCCACTGCCAAAGGACAAACTCAACCCCCCAACCCCCAGTATTTATGTGAGTGCAGCCACGCCATAGAAGGAGAAGTATTCCATGCTGTTATTGTGTCCAATGTTTGATTAGCAGcactaaaaaaaatgcaaacactcAGCTcctcttttaatgttttgattctCACGATGATTCTGGAGTCGGTCCACGTTGTCTGAccgctctctctgtgtgtctcctctcaCATGCAGCTAGAAAACAAGAGGGACGCCTTCTTCCCACCCCTCCACCAGTTCTGCACCAACCCTTCCAATCCGGTCACCGTCATCAGAGGAATTGCTGGAGCACTCAAACTAGGTACGAGGCTTTACccaatgcaggaaaaaaaaatgcatcaccCTCTTCAATTTTGTGTTTCAATCatctaaatgtgtttaaatgtagcTGCTATTTGAGTTCACATGTGATGGTGACAGCAGCTGTGAGCATGTGCAACTGGATGTTGCTGTCTGCTCCGGTCTCACGTGGCTCTGTGGGTGTGTCTCTGTAATCATGGgctgtggagtgtgtgtgtgtgtgtgtgtgtgtgtggggatgaATTGTGACATGTATTACAACAGCACCACCTGCAAGTAGAAAATGTTACTGCACATGTTTGCTGTTGAGAGAACTATTTGGGTTTGCCAAGAATTTACAAACATCTGCTCCTCTATTATAATGACTTTCTGCCCTGTTATGTAATACTCTCATCTGGCAGATTGAACCGTGCTTATTTGTGAAGGAGTTATGTAGTCAAAGTTTcaaaaaagactaaataaacATAGAAGAACACGGCCTACAATGAAGCATATTATCGCGCTGCACTACAGTTGTGATATTGAAGATCACCTCTAATCTTAAGTGTGACGCCTTGCTCTCGTTTAGTAAGAagataacaataacaaaatgtttaaaacaaaaaaaagaatgaaaaaataaaatcagaagaAAAgcttgaattctttttttttttctctcttagaaaaattcaaaactttaaaaaaataatacttaacTTATCTTTaacttctctctttcctcccgtCCTCCGCGTTTAGATCTGGGCCTGTTCTCTACCAAGACGCTGGTGGAGGCCAACCCGGACCATCTGGTGGAGGTGCGGACCCAGTTGGCCCAGCCCACCGACGAGAACTGGGACCCCAGTGGCAGCAGGAAGATGTGGCGATGCGAGAGCAGCCGCTCCCACACCACCGTCATCAAGTACGCCCAGTACCAGGCCTCGTCCTTCCAGGAGTCTCTGCgggtcagtacacacacacacacacacacacacacacacacacacacacacacacacacacacacacacacacacacacacacacactaagattGCGTGCTGGAAAACTGATCCGTGCAACAGATGAACCAGAGTTGAACCAGTGTGTCTGTCACGAAACCATAAACCTTTCAATGACATGTTTTACCCATGATGCAATGCACACAAAGTGGTTATCAGAGAGAGATTGTATGACCTGGAATAATACATGAGGACTATTTTTACCAGTTGACTTTGTTATCTATTTATGGTTGCCAGCcatcattgttgttgttgtttgtcggTTAACAATTGTGCCTGaaactgtgagtgtgagttcCTGTCAGCAGTCTAAATTAAACTGGACTGATTCAGCAATAGATGTTTGTCGAGCTTCTGAAGAATTTCTCCAAAAGTTTGTAATGCAtccaatgcttttttttatttgtgataggaggagaatgagaagaagaaggagatcGAAACAGAAGCAGGTTCCTCAGACAGGtgagttttcttttccttcttgtCTCCTCAGATTTAAATTCTCagtgtgtgcatatttttttttcttcctgttacTAACTTTATTCAACTCTCATGTGCTCTCAGTGCGATGCGTCGAAGGAAGGGGTCTTTCAAACACATCAAGTTTGGCACCAACATCGACCTCTCTGATGAAAAGAAGTGAGTGAACTGTTGAAtctattccccccccccccccccccccacacaaaAACGTCTGGATGCATAAACAACCACACATCTTCACacatataatattaatatttgtgcAACCTTTGCCCTTTTCAGGTGGAAACAGCAGCTTCAGGAGTTGTCCAAACTGCCAGCTTTCGCCCGCGTGGTGTCAGCCGGTAACCTGCTCAGCCACGTAGGACACACCATCCTGGGCATGAACACCGTCCAGCTCTACATGAAGGTCCCAGGGAGCAGGACACCAGGTATGCATGGAGGGAGTTAATACTAGAGCTGTCTAAATAATAGGTTCATAAGTTCGACCTATTTaaataccttctttttttttttaaatgcattttgttcCTGACATCGTGTCTTAATTGACCGTGAGCGACGCAACACTGCATGTGAACTGTTGTCGGACATCCTGTTTCTATTCATTCCTGTCGCTCGCTTAGAAAGCGCCGCAATGAACCAGGAACAGCTGATTCCTGAAGTTGAAATGAAGAGTAATCTATACAGTTTTTCCTCATTGCACAACAATAACCTAAATAAGGTGGCAGAGGATAGTTTCCtgatactgttgttttttattgtctggTGCTTGCAGTAAATATTCCCAATATAAAACGTGTGTTTtctgaacaaaagaaaagaaacaccgTCTTTAAGTGCTTACGTCTTCAGTCTGAGTGCACAGATGATATGTACgtagtttatttttcatgatgtAACGTAACGCTTGCTGTTCGGACACGGtgccactctctctctctctctgcggtCGAGCTCTCTGCCATCAtcgtggttgttgttgttgaattattCATTGTTCAGATTGACCAAgcattactttacattttcttttaatgttctttgtatttttctcactCTGTTTGTAATcgcatcctttttttcttccacaggTCACCAAGAGAACAACAACTTCTGTTCGGTCAACATCAACATCGGTCCTGGGGACTGCGAGTGGTTCGCTGTGCCTGAAACGTACTGGGGCGTCATCAACGACTTCTGTGAAAAGTAGGTCACCAGAAATGACAACTTGAGCGTTTCTTAGCCGATCTCCAGAGTCAACACTCATGGCgttgtttttaattcaattctCCCTTCCTCCTGCAGGAACAACATCAACTTCCTGATGGGGTCCTGGTGGCCCAACCTGGAGGACCTGTACGAGACCAACGTGCCTGTCTATCGGTTCATCCAGCGTCCTGGAGACTTGGTGTGGCTCAACACGGGCACCATTCACTGGGTTCAGGCCATTGGCTGGTGCAACAATATTGCGTGGAATGTTGGACCCCTCACAGGTGAGGAAAAGGAAATGAATTGGACATTATGCATGTGTTCATGGATGGAGATTACCTGCTGATTTAAAGCAAGAGCCTCGGACAGAAATCATAATTCCTCCAGACTTTCAGGAAAACCTCCAGTTGCATGAATCCGATACATAGCTTCAGCTGGATAAACGCACGTTCCCACCCATGTACGGGTTCAATTAAgtgtctgttctgttttttattttgtcctcaGCACATCAGTACAAGCTGGCAGTGGAGCGCTACGAGTGGAACAAGCTGCAGAGTGTCAAATCCATCGTCCCCATGATCCACCTCTCCTGGAACATGGCCAGGAACATCAAAGTGTCGGACCACCGGCTCTTTGAGATGATCAAGTGAGGAATCTCTCCGAAACCATTCAAACCCAACAGCTGATACAAACACTGCTTATCCCCCGAACTCTCCCAACAACGTGTGTTTCTCTACGTCAGGTATTGTCTGCTGCGGACCCTGAAGCAGTGCCAGATGCAGCGGGAACTGCTCATGGCTGCCGGGAAAGATCTGGTGTGGCACGGGAGGACCCAGAGCGAGCCGGCGCATTACTGCAGCATCTGTGAGGTAAGAACACGCATCCTAAACCCTCCctacatgcttttttttctttttactgaatCTGAGTCAACAACACATGAAACCTTCTCTGTCCACCTCTTGTCCAGGTGGAGGTGTTCGACCTGCTGTTTGTCACCACGGAGAGCAACAGCAGGAAAACGTACGTGGTGCACTGCCAGGACTGCGCCCGTAGGGGGAGCGCTAACCTGGACAACTTTGTGGTGCTAGAGCAGTACAAGAATGAGGACCTCATGCAGGTTTATGACCAGTTCACCCTGGTAAGTACCGGGCACCAAACCCAGTTTAACATAGAACCAGAGTGGAACAGTTTAAACACAAAGGAGACTTTTAAAGAGGCAATCTCGAAGaattttgatgaaatatatGTCTCAATAATCATCACCGAATGAGGTAACAGTCTATGACCCACTGATGAAAgaattgcaatatttatatatctgcaGTTTAACGAACTGGGTGCTATATTACAGTTTACTATGCAATACTTGAAGCTCATGTATAAACAAAAAGACTGCAAAACTCTAAGCACCATTCCATTGAAATTCTTAATCAACCAGGgctgaaatcttaaggattgcCTCTTTAATTATGCCTTCATGTTTAGAGTTTCATGAGCTCAGTGTGTCCTTCCTGTATCCGTCTACAGGCGAGTCCCCTGCCTTCCTCCTCTTGATGCTAACACTCTTGTTCTGAAGGACAGTTAGAACCACAACGGACTTAATCGGAAAAAAACTCTCCGGAAAcccctcttttattttttgctcttttctgaTATTCAGGAAGTAAGCCGGCAGTCCTCAAACGGCGCTCTGTAGCTCTCCCATAAGGCAGCTGCGtgaaagctgtgtgtgtctatgcaACCTGCCCCGGAGTGGTGTGCCTCACCACCCCCCCCTGGTGGACTGGAGGGGGGTCGGCAGCTCCTCCTGTCGTCATGACCAGACTGTTCTACTGCTGGCCCAGCTGGACTCCAccagaaaaatacacaaaaaaatgaattaaagtttTGTACATATTATGTTTTAACTGGCAGCATCGTCACGCAAAGACTACTGACTtgatagtttttctttttttcatttttgtattctGTTTGTGAGTTTGACACAAAGAGctttgtccccccccctccatgaGATGAGTCATTAGCATAGCCGGCCTTTTGTATGTTAGATAGACGCCTCCTTTTGGTCAGGAAAACCagataaaatacagttttgtaatgtgaaaagttctttgaaacatttcccccccccccccttttttttttttttttttttttaatctattaaaactttttgttttcattttgctggAACTATGATGAGATTTTGATAACTTTCTGTTGGGGGAGAGGAAATCGTGTAGACAAACAGCCAAGTCACAGAGAAAAAGGGTTGCACATAGACAAAAGAGTGaactttaatttgtgtttttttcttattattattttgatgtaAATTTACACTATttataaatgcatatttattgcttgaaaatatttgttgatGGAATGCTGTAATTTTTTTCCAGAGTACCTGCCATTAAATTCGAAGGAGCCTTGTGATTTTAAGCTCGGCCCCTCATACGTTTTCTATATACATAAAACTGCTTAGTAAAGCATTGTACAGAGACCTGACCTTGAAATGGGTTTATTGTTTGAAGGATGTTTTATGAGTCAATAAACAAGAACTGTCTTTATTTACATCTGCAgctctgttgcacttattgttttttacaaaagcCAAATGTTCAGTGTTGATGGGGGAACTGCACCAAGTAAAACCTGGAGCTCCACAAATGTGGGAAAACAGCATGTATAGACGTGAACGAGCTGTTTGGGGTTGTACTTGACGCAGTCATCCATCTTGGTCTTTACCCATCAGCAAAGTCAACATCAttcaattttaaattctatGGAAACATGTCAATTACACAAAATGACAGGttcaatacaaaacaaaacgaTAGGCTAATAATCCAACAAAAGCAATTCAAAAGTTCAATAAAAATGCGATAAATCCAACAAAAAGATGAACAACGACAACTTCAATGTGATTTATGAGCGCGCAGGTTGAGAAAATACTGTGGTAAATGaccacaatattttttattctttctattccacaaaaatgtgtaattttcaAGCCACTTTTTGGGAAAATACAATCGCTGTATAGTcagacataaaacattttactaaaACCACACGCAACACTTTCTATCGCTTTTAATTTACCTAATTATTCACAACTTCAT
The Anoplopoma fimbria isolate UVic2021 breed Golden Eagle Sablefish chromosome 16, Afim_UVic_2022, whole genome shotgun sequence genome window above contains:
- the kdm6a gene encoding lysine-specific demethylase 6A isoform X1 — encoded protein: MKACGVSGSVSVSAARSLGGASDEEKMASGAATDIEEDYPRLTARETERLVSTDSSLFGFQRLQEDGARTKALLLKAVSCYDALILKADGKVDPDIFCQLGHFNLLLEDYPKALSAYQRYFSLQPDYWKNAAFLYGLGMVYFHYNAFQWAIKSFQEVLYIDPGFSRSKEIHLRLGLMFKVNTDYESSLKHFQLALIDSNLCTLSKAEIQFHIAHLYEIQKKYRAAKEAYESLLQTDNLPAQVKATTLQQLGWMHHTVEQLGDKGTKDSYAIQCLQKSLEADPNSGQSWYFLGRCYSSIGKVQDAFISYRQSIDKSEASADTWCSIGVLYQQQNQPMDALQAYICAVQLDHSHAAAWMDLGTLYESCGQPHDAIKCYINATRGKACLNTAALTQRIKLLQAQLCNLQPGSLQNKSKMLPSIEEAWSLPIPAELTSRQGALNTAQAQQACKGEGGQPASNHTDPQASPAKRKRTASPAKGVADSWVNSPNQQQIPSWYLTQQKLQHLDHLRTNRANLKPPQVQMLEQLENQYSLMQQHQQQMRQQAAAGVQPRPSLPNGPLAESSQHHNAGLSRTSPLNHTAIRPPCVTQPTANGSCSSSPSAGNPDKNHTLGLGGGGASNGNVPYPQQNSLPHNCTAASHPSTSSTTSSPSHADETWRSQQRNTTTQGLQKGPGSHSAGPNGEPPFSSSSSSPQTSFSSSGILNQVGHSSGPCTASSSASSLSPTSPQTTPNHLSSPPRAATTTSGVHTKDATPSGGKSCSNGAAATLPSGPEAAVRHSAGTPLSPGTNPAQGLTNHVQPRVTDSSASPSGPGSPAPGVLTSDNPQLSALLKGKANATSNDDNNNSNHGGPSSEKINNVHPGLHGVAKPTPEQSAASSPLLAAAATSSPRSADPHTTNSLSCLNSPSNTNSQGPTVNGKGPEDSKSPLKVEPSGGAQKHTVPAGLAPWSSVSIYPSSSEVLKACRNLGKNGLSTSSILLDKCPPPRPPRPPSPPLPKDKLNPPTPSIYLENKRDAFFPPLHQFCTNPSNPVTVIRGIAGALKLDLGLFSTKTLVEANPDHLVEVRTQLAQPTDENWDPSGSRKMWRCESSRSHTTVIKYAQYQASSFQESLREENEKKKEIETEAGSSDSAMRRRKGSFKHIKFGTNIDLSDEKKWKQQLQELSKLPAFARVVSAGNLLSHVGHTILGMNTVQLYMKVPGSRTPGHQENNNFCSVNINIGPGDCEWFAVPETYWGVINDFCEKNNINFLMGSWWPNLEDLYETNVPVYRFIQRPGDLVWLNTGTIHWVQAIGWCNNIAWNVGPLTAHQYKLAVERYEWNKLQSVKSIVPMIHLSWNMARNIKVSDHRLFEMIKYCLLRTLKQCQMQRELLMAAGKDLVWHGRTQSEPAHYCSICEVEVFDLLFVTTESNSRKTYVVHCQDCARRGSANLDNFVVLEQYKNEDLMQVYDQFTLEVSRQSSNGAL
- the kdm6a gene encoding lysine-specific demethylase 6A isoform X2, yielding MKACGVSGSVSVSAARSLGGASDEEKMASGAATDIEEDYPRLTARETERLVSTDSSLFGFQRLQEDGARTKALLLKAVSCYDALILKADGKVDPDIFCQLGHFNLLLEDYPKALSAYQRYFSLQPDYWKNAAFLYGLGMVYFHYNAFQWAIKSFQEVLYIDPGFSRSKEIHLRLGLMFKVNTDYESSLKHFQLALIDSNLCTLSKAEIQFHIAHLYEIQKKYRAAKEAYESLLQTDNLPAQVKATTLQQLGWMHHTVEQLGDKGTKDSYAIQCLQKSLEADPNSGQSWYFLGRCYSSIGKVQDAFISYRQSIDKSEASADTWCSIGVLYQQQNQPMDALQAYICAVQLDHSHAAAWMDLGTLYESCGQPHDAIKCYINATRGKACLNTAALTQRIKLLQAQLCNLQPGSLQNKSKMLPSIEEAWSLPIPAELTSRQGALNTAQAQQACKGEGGQPASNHTDPQASPAKRKRTASPAKGVADSWVNSPNQQQIPSWYLTQQKLQHLDHLRTNRANLKPPQVQMLEQLENQYSLMQQHQQQMRQQAAAGVQPRPSLPNGPLAESSQHHNAGLSRTSPLNHTAIRPPCVTQPTANGSCSSSPSAGNPDKNHTLGLGGGGASNGNVPYPQQNSLPHNCTAASHPSTSSTTSSPSHADETWRSQQRNTTTQGLQKGPGSHSAGPNGEPPFSSSSSSPQTSFSSSGILNQVGHSSGPCTASSSASSLSPTSPQTTPNHLSSPPRAATTTSGVHTKDATPSGGKSCSNGAAATLPSGPEAAVRHSAGTPLSPGTNPAQGLTNHVQPRVTDSSASPSGPGSPAPGVLTSDNPQLSALLKGKANATSNDDNNNSNHGGPSSEKINNVHPGLHGVAKPTPEQSAASSPLLAAAATSSPRSADPHTTNSLSCLNSPSNTNSQGPTVNGKGPEDSKSPLKVEPSGGAQKHTVPAGLAPWSSVSIYPSSSEVLKACRNLGKNGLSTSSILLDKCPPPRPPRPPSPPLPKDKLNPPTPSIYLENKRDAFFPPLHQFCTNPSNPVTVIRGIAGALKLDLGLFSTKTLVEANPDHLVEVRTQLAQPTDENWDPSGSRKMWRCESSRSHTTVIKYAQYQASSFQESLREENEKKKEIETEAGSSDSAMRRRKGSFKHIKFGTNIDLSDEKKWKQQLQELSKLPAFARVVSAGNLLSHVGHTILGMNTVQLYMKVPGSRTPGHQENNNFCSVNINIGPGDCEWFAVPETYWGVINDFCEKNNINFLMGSWWPNLEDLYETNVPVYRFIQRPGDLVWLNTGTIHWVQAIGWCNNIAWNVGPLTAHQYKLAVERYEWNKLQSVKSIVPMIHLSWNMARNIKVSDHRLFEMIKYCLLRTLKQCQMQRELLMAAGKDLVWHGRTQSEPAHYCSICEVEVFDLLFVTTESNSRKTYVVHCQDCARRGSANLDNFVVLEQYKNEDLMQVYDQFTLASPLPSSS